The genome window tgTCTAACCTCTTATTGCAGAATATTAAGTAATTATCCAAATTTCTTACATTTCATTCCAGCTTGACGAGTTTAACTTTTAAGATTAAGTCATCTTTTAACTATTATTACAGTAAACTTAGTAAAAAACTGATATTTTGGTAGTTTCTTTAATTCCATTCCAATTATTTCCATGTATAACTTTTAgggttaaaataaataaatgattttagGGTAGTGTTTTTGGGTAGTTTTTATCAAACAAACCTTTTTGAGGGGGACATTTTCATCATTGGATGAATTCACATTTGAGTATTTTGATCAGATCACATTTTATCTGAAATATAAACCTAATGTTGCTGTTTTGCtttgttcatgtgtgtttttgcttttctgaAGTCCTACAGGTAAATTAGGTCAGTTTAGTGTTTTGATCGTTTCTATCTGGTCATATACATGaccatatatatacatatatatatacacatatatatatacacatgtggcgtatgtgtgtccatgtgtctgTACAGAAATAGAAACGAGAACCGCTCCCCCTGCAAAGTTGTAAACTAGGAGAAACCCTGGAATTATAATACAAAGGTGTTTGGTTCATTTTGAATAATGTTTTGTAGTAAATAAATCCTGAGTTGTGACCAcgtgaaaatgtctttttgaaaAGCACAGCGTCGTCAGCCGTTTTCATTTTGGAGCCTAAAAAGATGAACTTATGTTTTATACGTTTGACCCTCCACATCAGGGCGCCGGCCAGGTCGACCGCCGAGGCCGAAAACCGCGGGAGCTAATGgaaagctaatgctaattagcaatcTTTGCTTCCCAAACACACATTGAATCTCACGAGGAAGCCAGTCTGACTCCATCAGTGCGAATCGCTTCCGACAGACAAGAGGCTCGTTCTGCGTTTCATATCGATTCTGTTCCGTCTGGTTGCCGATACTTCACGACTCGTTTGCTCGACTGATGAACCCGTCAGCCGGCACGTGGTTGGTTGAAATAAAGCTTATGAGCTGAGAAGGTCACAAGCTCCTCTGCATCCCTGctccacatcatcatcatcgtcttcatcaTTGGGAACACTGTATTGGACACTGTTTGAGCAGGACTTGTCTCTCTGCTACACGTCTTCAGTGTCAACAGAAGAAGAGGACGTTTTTATCGTCTTGTGTCTCCTCTGATCTGAAAGGCTGTTGTGTTGCGtagcaggaaacaggaagtcgtGAGTCGCTGCGGTTTGTGGCGTTATGGAGGTTGGAATCTCAGCCGATCCCTGAGCGGGATGTTTCAATGGTGTATGAACAAAATTGCAGAACAACACTGAAATCCAAAACTCAGCTGGACTGTGAGATACCGGGAGCCGCTCTGCAGGAACCGCTGTGTTCCCCAAATTACCATCAATGCTGGAAACATATCGTATATATCATATATTCTCCAGTAGTAATGAGAAGCAGTCTGCAGATTCACTCCACGTGCAACAGATTCCTCGGCGCCAAAATTGACTTACAAGTTGGCGGCGAGCCATGAAAAGTGTTTTCCCGGCAAAACACTTTAAATACGACTCGTCCCCCCAAAATTCTTTGGAGacgttattttaaaaaagcctcACAATTAGGGGATGCGTGGAACACCATCAGTGACATGCAGGTGGAGTAGTTTCACACATTATAACCAGCAGATGGCAGAATCCAAAAACCAAGTCACTACTTACTGTGTTAGCCTTCATGTTAGCATTACTAGCTGTGCTGTTAGCCTTCATGTTAGCATTACTAGCTGTGCTGTTATCCTTCATGTTAGCATTACTAGCTGTGCTGTTAGCCTTCATGTTAGCATTACTAGCTGTGCTGTGTTAGCCTTCATGTTAGCATTACTAGCTGTGCTGTTAGCCTTCATGTTAGCATTACTAGCTGTGCTGTTAGCCTTCATGTTAGCAATACTAGCTGTGCTGTTAGCCTTCATGTTAGCAATACTAGCTGTGCTGTTAGCCTTCATGCATTACTAGCTGTGCTGTGTTAGCCTTCATGTTAGCATTACTAGCTGTGCTGTTAGCCTTCATGTTAGCATTAATAGCTGTGCTGTGTTAGCCTTCATGTTAGCATTACTAGCTGTGCTGTTAGCCTTCATGTTAGCATTACTAGCTGTGCTGTGTTAGCCTTCATGTTAGCATTACTAGCCTTCCAATTAGAGTTACTATGTTAGACAGCAGAATTATCAGATGTAACGTCAGCGTCAAATGAAATTGTAGAAGCTTTTTATTTACTCCTATGACATATTATACTATCATATTTGACAACATTCCATGTTTTATGACATCGTTTTTCGTGGGGTGACTGCTCGGTGGTCGAGTGCCATTAATCAAAAAGAGGATCTGCGGTTTATTTCCTCGCCGACGTGCCCTCTAGCAACACACTGCTCCCTCACACAACTCATGACATTTTAATGACACACTATGACGACACACAATAATGATTACACATAAATAAACGGTATCGTCCCTAATGAAGCAAGCAGGGAGGTCACGTGACTCGATGTAGATGAGCAGAACCCATTGAACACACGGATTTGTTCAGCTATTTATTTTCAGTAATCAGCAGTAACGATTATAGTATATGGACAAGTTCTTCTGTTAAGAAATGAATTATCAAAACATAGTTTATAAAAGTGTATAGTAAGCATAACacagacatatatatattatatatatatatatatatatattattatatatataatatattatatatataataatatatatagataatatattatatatattattatatatataataatatatatagataatatATTATagataatattttatatatatattattatatatataataatatatatataaaaaatatattatatatatatatataaaataatatatattatatatatatataaaatatatataatgcatggaaacaaaaggttaaaacgtaaataaatgttgttatAGTTGTTCCAaacgtcttcctcctctctaaGAACTACTTGAAATGCAGGCGGGAAAGTTTTCACTCCAAAAAACCaacatggtggaggaggaagcagaaatACGGAACGtacagttattattatttctgtgTTCTAGATCACATGTTCTACAGCATCAACGTCACTGCACGGCTTGGACCaccttgttatttattttaactagCACCAGTGCTCCAGAAAAACGCTGACAAACCGTGttcttcaaaaacacacacggagGACTCCAAATAGTCAAAAAAcgcaattaaataaaaagaataaaaaagaaacaccaaTAAATACAAGAGGCtaccatgaaaaaaaacaagaaacggTTTGAAATGAAAAGGAACGAATGAGCTCCAGACAAAGAGGGTCACCAAGACGGGAGTTTGACTTTAGTGAAACGGGAAgtgatgcctgtgtgtgtgtgtgggggggtgtgggggggggttaatgggACAATGGGAAGGCCCATCACAAGACCATCACAACATCACTCGTTAAAAAGGCAAGAAGAGTAAAAAAAGGTCCACCATCTCAGCGAGACAGGGGCATTCTGGGTAAcggtttgggggggaggggggggggaagtgtttACATCAACACAGCTCTAAACTCACACATCCTAAAGACTAGCGCCGTCCATTACAAGTGTTAAtaacaatataaataaatgcattactACAATGGTCTGTCgtcttttttccttcttatAAAAGAGGTACTTTAGATATCAGAAGTACGATTACAATACAATATACAACCTTCACGGTACTTTGTGGGgtttgtttctcctttttacaacataaagTCACAGATTCAGACCTCGATCACTCAGACACAGCGAGACGGAGACGGGCGTCACTGGAGAGGACCTGAGAAACAAGATGGCGTCTCTCTGCGTAGTCTGACGCCTCAATTCTTTTGTCTTAAATGAATTGGTGTCCTTGTTTGACTTTTAACCCCGTACGTTTGTTTTACAGCTGAAAGCACGGTGAAAAACACATGCAATTAGCTGAGACGTTGTGGtgcgttaccatggtgactcGACAACGGAAGCTTCTCTTCCAATAACTCAGACATGACCATCGCCTCCTTGTGTGACTTAATTTCCCACAAATGAAAATACCTAGTTTGAAcagctttaataaaaaaagtgacaaaaaggccactagaagaagaagaaactccCAATGAACGTCTGCTGAACCAGGGTTAGAGGCGGGACACAATCCTGCTGCACCAATAAGCTCCCGgctggtttgtgtgtgaaaatgacaCGACGGGTTGaactaaaaacaacaaattccCTGTGACCTCCACGTGGACACTCACAGCGCCGGGCTCATCAGTCTCTACGGGCCCCAAACGTGCAGCAGGAACTAAGGCAGAAGTAGTAAGTCAGTCTGTGTGCGACAAATCTACAAGCAGGACCTCAGGTGGGGGGCTAATGGAGGGAGGACAGGACAAgacgctggtgtgtgtgtgtgtttgtgtacagttTGTGTGTCCCTCCTGTTTTTTGAGTCTGTGGTGTCACACAGGACTCGccttaccacacacacacactgcgaggaagaggagggtaaTCTGGGAGGAAGAGTTACATTTGGCACTTCCAGAAACCTTGGCATGTGACTGCATCTTGACCCCCTGCGCCCTCgttccccacacacacccctccctcaTCCCGTAGGTTATATGAAGGCACCGCCGGGCATACCCAAGAAGTTGGGTGCGCCATGggccgtgggggggggcgctgaggagCCGCTCCAGTGCACCTTCATGTGGTGCCTCAGGTTGGACCGGGAAGAGAAGCGCTTGTCGCACTGCTGGCAGGAGAAGGGCTTCTCTTTGGTGTGGATGCGGCGGTGGCAGACCAGCTGGGTGGAAACCCGGAAGGACTTGCCGCAGTCGGGGCACTGGTAGCGTTTGGGCTCAGTGTGGATCCGCCGGTGGTTCTTGAGGGACATGAGGTTGGGGAACTCCTTCTGACAGGAGTTGCAGAAGTAGGTCCCAGTCTTGTGGCTGTTCTTGTGGTTGAGCAGCGAGCTGGCGTGACGGTAGGACCGGCCGCACTGGTTGCACACATGAGGCTTGAGGGCCTCGCCATGGCCCCCCCGGGCACGGACCCTTCCCACGGCGCTCGAGTTGAGTCCTTGCTCCTGCATCAGGGTGAGGTCCAGGCCGGACCCCCAGCCCAGCTCCTGGGAGCCCCCGGGTCGGGGCTGCTGGGGTCTGGGCTGGCGGGGCTGCGGCGGCTGGCCGTGGGTGATCTCCATGTGGAGCCGGAAGCTGGCCTGTGTGGGGAAGGCTCGCTGGCAGGAACGGCAGGTCAGCTCCCGCTGCTTCTGGTGGACGCGGCGGTGGTTGTAGAGCTGCGAAGACACGCGGAAGGCCTTGCCGCAGTCGTGGCAGCGGTGGCGCCGCGTCTCCGAGTGGATGCGGCGGTGGTTCTTCAGGGCGAGCAGGTTGGAGTAGGTCTTGAGGCACACGGCGCAGTGGTAGATGCCGACGGTGTGGGTGTTCTTGTGGTTGAGGAGGGAGCTGGCGTGGCGGTAGGACCGGCCACACTGGTCACATCTGTGCAgtaaaaatgggggggggggggggggattagtaaGAGAAGAGGGAAGTCTGTTCTCCGGTTATCTCACTTACTGGTTACCACTTGTTCTTAGAATTATTGAAAGATCTTAACATGTAACATACAGGTATATGATCTGAAATCCGGCTTAAAGCTTTTAAAGAAGACTACAGCAAAGTGGTGTACCATTTGAAGTGATTCTACACAGGTCAAAAGGGAgtaggggggttgggggggacaAACTGGAGGTATCTGCTGCTCCCTGCACTGCACAATAAGACACGATCCCCAAAGCGACCATTTCTAAGACCTGCTGTCATAGCCTTCCTTTGGGTGGCTACTAGTTTCTGAATGAGATGATGACAGATCCATCAAACCAGAGAACCTCAACGCAGAGAAAACATGAACCTCTAGACATGTGCAGTGCAGCTAGCTCCAAATACTCATGGTGTCACTAGACAACTGATCAGTGCCATGATGCTactttaaagaaacaaacacaaagaacagaCATCATCATCCAGCTGATATGCTACACACAAAATACTCCATTCAGATCTGTggcaaaaacaaagcatgaaaacaaaaaacatctaaaaaaataaatgtgtgacatATGCTAACTGAAAGCAAACAGGTTTGACTTATCTGGTCTCTCCACTAATTCAATTTGTCCAAACTTCAGAAAAATCCGAATTCCGGCACGCGTATGGTCCCAAGGAAGCCGGATTGGAGATCATATACCTGGAATAGACACGTAGAGACCTAAATTTATCTTCACTactcgttttgttttttgttttgttttgcaacttCGAAGAATCACAAACAAACTGACGAGAACTCACGTGTACCGACACTCGTCGCCCTCTCCTGCGGGTGCCGTGGCCTTCCTCCTCACTTCCATGCCTACCTGGTTGTCCCCGCATCGGTGCCGAGCCAGACCCGACCGGCCTTGGAAGCTCTTCCCGCAGGTGGGGCAGCCGAAGGGGGTGGCGCCCTCCTCATGGACCTTCTGGTGGTTCCGGAGGAAACGGGCCAGCCGGAAGGCCTTGCCGCACGTGTGGCAGATGTGCTTCTTCCGCTGGGTGTGGATGCGCATGTGGTTGCGCAGCGCCATGTAGTTGGTGTACGGCTTGTCGCAGAAGTTGCAGCGGAAGTTGCCGGTcttgtgcgtgtgcttgtggtTGAGCAGGGAGCTGGCGTGCTTGTAGGCGCAGCTGCACAGGTCGCAGGCATAGGGCCTCTCGTCCGAATCCAGGTCCACCGAGCTCCTCTCCAGGCTGATGTTGGCAGAGCTGttggtggatgaggaggagggcaggTGCTGAGCGGGGCAGTCGTGGGCTGCCAGCTCGTCCGCCGTGGTGAAGCCCTCGCAGCAGCCGTCGCACTCAAAGTCCATCTGGACCCCGGGGCCCTGAGGCCCTTTGCACAGGCCTGCCGTGGTGTGGGTGGCCAGCTGCCGCTGGGTGCGGAATCCTTTGCCGCACTCCTGGCAGTTGTGCTTCTTCTGGGCGAAGTGGAGGCGCAGGTGGTTTTTCATGGCCAGCCGGTTCGGGTAGGTGGAGTTGCAGACATTGCAGTGGTACTCCCCGATTTTGTGAAGGTTCTTGTGATTGGCCAGGCTGCCGGCGTGCCGATACGTCTTACCACATTCCTCGCAGGCGAAGGGCCGGCGCCCGGTCTCTGACGGGTCGAACTTCTGTGGCCTCGAGGTCCCAGCCGAGGAGTAAGGCTTCTTGAAGCCCTGGTGGTTGTACTTTACGGCCATGGCCTGGCTCTTAGAGGATTCCCCCCTCATGCTCTGCATCTGGGACGTCCCGGGCTGCTGGAAACGGGAGCCGTTGGTACTGGTCCGTACCAGACCTTTAGCCCGGTGCTCCTCGTGGAGGCGGAGGTGGTTTATCAGCTGCTTTTGGATCTTGAATGCTTTGCCGCATTCTTCACACTTGTGcctacagaaacacaacagaatcTCTGTAAATACACAACATCTATAAACTTAAACCAACATGATCAGAGACTAGAACCATGTTTCTTTTATCCTGAAATAACTCCGGCCAGCCAACAACTAGAGCCTCAGAGAGGTAGAGCATGTGTACCTACCTTTTGAGATCGAAATGGGTCCTCTGGTGGTTCTTGAGAGCCAGCAGGTTGTAGTAACGCTTCTGACAAACAAGACAGCGGAACACACCGGTCTTGTGTGACTTCTTGTGGTTGAGGAGTGAGCATGGGTGTCTGTAGCCCCGCCCACATTGGTCACACTTGTGGGGCTTGTCGCTTTGGTCAACCATAGACCTGCGTCCGTCGCTGCCAACGTCACGGCTCCCCCCGGGTCCTCCCGCCCCGCTGACGCTGTCTCCCCCGGACATCCCTTTGGCTCCATTCAGGGCCTGCTTGCTCAGAGAGCTGGCCCGATTCTTACCCGGGCACAGGTGCGTGATCAAGTGGTGCCGGTCGGCGAAGAACATGCCGCAGTCCACACAGATGTGGTTGCGTCCATCCATCTTGTCGTTGCCATTGGTCGAACCACCCGCGATGCCTTGCTGCTGCTGACCGTCCTGCCTTTGGGGCCCGTGGACTAGCTGGTGGTTCAGGAGGTCCTGCTTCCTGGAGAAGCTCTGGCCGCAGGTGGAGCAGATCATCCTCCACTCCTGCTCCAGGCTGGAAGGCCCCGGCCCCGTGGGGTTGTTGGCGTGGCTGCGCAGGTGGCTCCTGAGGGCCCTGAGGCTAGCATAGTGGTTGCCGCACACCGAGCACTGGTAAACCTCcccgtcgtcctcgtcgtccttgTCGTTGCCGCTCATCCTCTTGCCCCCACCCTGGGAGTACTGTCGCTGGCCACCGCCTTCTTTCAGGCTGCTGGAGCTCCCGGTGGGCAGCGAGGTTCCGCCGGAGCCGTGGTAGCTCAAGCCGGCCATAAAGCCGTTGGACATGGTgctctgctgcggctgctggcCGCGGCGCGGGCACATGTGCGACTTGATGCCGGACACATCTCCATACATCTCGCCGCAGTCGGCGCACACGTGCCTGTCGGCCTGCCGGTGAGCAGAGTTGCTCTGGGAGAGTGAGCCGCCGTCGAAGCGGTCGTGGAACTCCAGAGAGTCCAGCCCGCTGCTGTGGCCGCCATCAGGGACAAAGTGGGCGGAGTCCCCCAGGTTCCCCGGCAGGGAGATGGGCGTGGTCGCCCCGCTGCCCTCCTGTACGTAGCTCTGTTGGGAGTCCAGGGTCAGCGGCTCCGGGGACAGCCAGTCGTTACTGTCGTTGTTGATGGGCTGGTTGGCGCCGCGCCCCTTGTGGCTGCGCAGGTGGCTGTGCAGTGCCGCCAAGTGGGGGTACTGCTTGCAGCAGATGGTGCACTGGTAGTGCCCAGTCTGGTGGCAGCGCTTGTGGTTGACCAGGCTCCCTGCGTGCCGGTAGCTTTTGCCACACTCGCCGCACTTGAAGCGGCGCTCCCCGTCTTCCGGCGAGTTGGCCTGGGGGACGCGGCCCCCGGAGGGCGAGGACACAGAGCCCTGTGACCCGGAGCTCAGCGTGTCCGAATTGAGCAGCGAGTTGTCCTGGCCGTGGGAGCCAGGGTGGGGGTCGTGGGTCAGATAGTGGACCTTCAGGGTGTCCAGATCCGGATGTCCCGCGCCACAGTATGCGCAGGTGTAGATGGGGTTGTTGACCGGGGGGCCCATGATGGGGTCGTAGGGGCCTCTCTTGTCACTGGGCAGCGGTGGCAGCGGCAGAGGGTCGCCCAGGGTGGGAGGGTACACCGGCGCTCGTACCGCAGTCAGGTTGTGGGGCATGATGCCCGGGAAGCTGCGCGGCAGGCCGAGGGAGGGCGAGGCCGCGTTGTGCAGCAGTATGTGCTCCTGAAAGTCTGTCTTGTTTGGCAGCGCAATCTGGCAAAGGTGGCAGAAACACGAGGCTGTGTCATCGCTCTGAGACGACTGCGTTCCGCCGCGCTCCGACCCGTGGAGGCTGTTGCCGACGCCGCTCACCATGGTCGCACCGGGGGTCTTGAACTTGGAGTGAGTTCTCTCGTGGCTGTTTAAGGCCGCCAGGTTGCTGAACGGCTTGAAACACACGGCGCACTTGAAGGTTCCCTGCTGGTGACACTTCTTATGGTTCACCAGGCTGCCGTGGTGCCGGTATGTCCGGTCGCACTGGTCACACTTGAAGGGTCGGTCCCAGGCGTCGTCCGATTCAGGGGACCCTTTCTTCCCGTGGTCCTCGGTCTCGTGGCTCGGCAGAACGCCGTGTCCCACGCCGCTGTTGTTCAGGTGAGGGCGCCCGAAACCTTCGGAGAGGTCCTGGGCGAGACTGTAATCCCTCTCGTCGTGGCCTGCCTCCTCAGGcacctcctcgctctcctcctcggcGTGTGCGCTGCTGGGGGAAAGTGTGTGGATACGCAGGTGGTTCTTTAGGGCCACGGCGTTGGGCAGCGTGCGGGTGCAGACGGGGCACTGGAAGGAACCCACCTCGTGAGACTTCTTATGGTTGGCGAGACTGGCTGCGTGCTTGTAGATTCTGCCACACTGTTCACACTCAAAGCGCCCGTTCTCTTCCTGCTGGTAATGTGCTTTCATGTGTTCTAGGAGACTTGGAGTACTCGGACAAACCATATCACACTCTTTACAGGGGAAACCCTTGGCTCGACTCATATCATGCATTGCCATAGTACTCTGGAGCAAAtcgtggggaggggagggggggtcacggtTCACCTGGAAATAAATGAACGGTGACTTTTGCGGCGGTTAGCTCTTCAGCTGAGGGCGGCCATTTTCACACCAGATACGGTTCGGCCAATCGGGGGCCCACCTTGAGAGGAGGCGGGCCTTTGGGGTCACACCAGCCAATGAGGTCTTACTGTGGAGACAAGAACAATAGAGGGTTATTTAAATCtctaaatcaggaatcaggaaacatttattgccaaaatatgtcaaacatacaaggaatttatGTATATGTTTCAAtcgacaacaagacagcagtgcacacgTAGTCAATAATATTCAATGATTCCTAAGTGAGGACTGAATCCTACTATCTTCAAACTAACTATTAGTATGAAAGATTATTTACAGAGCAACCAGTtcctttaattaaattaattcattaaaaagacaaaaactatTGACCAAAATAAAATCTCACTTAACAGCAGATTTACTGATTTAACATGGGGAAATGTTTTatgcaagcaaaaaaaaaattcagacaTACGTCaatatatgtatttgttgttgATGGTCAGTGTTGTTTCATTGGGGATGTATTAAAAATACTTAAGGGCAGGGAAATAGTTTAATGTTACTCTTGAAAAAATACGTGATTGTTGGTCAAATACATCATAGaaaggggttttgttttttgtttttcaattttttatgCTTATCAAAAGGATCAATATGATCAGTACTCCTGTTATTTGTAAAATCATCTTCACATTATACACAGAAATTGATTTTACTCTCATGAATTATTTGTGTATACatacacaaataataataataataataataatatatatatataattccagACCCCATACCAGTAAGATACCAGTAACCAGAACAGCGTCACACAGAGATAATAAACCAGGTTGATTTATTGAAGCAGACGGTAATAAACACGTTGATATTAAATTACTGTTATTGATCATTAATCAGTCTTTGAAATAAAACCGTTATTTGTTATATTATTTTCTAATTTTGAAGAACCCTTTAATTGATGACGAGAACAATAGTTACAGCATACAATTAATTCGAATTTTCTTTATTACGCATTGCCTgtggaaataaatatttctaCTGTTTCTTGTatctttaaataactttttagagaatcaattaaatgtattcagGTGGTGTCAGCAGGTCGATTTCAGAACCaccaagttatttatttatttttatatttgagaTCAAAATGAGGTCCATTAATTTAATGCTAGGTGAAATAATCCACAATAATCTAGAAGCGCCATTTTTTTAGATCaaccagcagccaatcagaagccGCCGTATAATGTAAACAAACGCAGAGAAAGGAGCGCAAACAGCGTTTTATTCACCGAACCACGGAGACGGAGCGGAAAGAACCGGGTCCGTTCGCACATGCGCGGTTACACGCACAACAATCATCATTTCTGGTTGTACATTATAATAACTGCTCGGCATCATCAGACCCGGGGGGCGCGCTGACCTTGGGCCCGTCTCCTCTCGGTTCCGTTTCGGCCCAGCGGGAATTCTACCCGAACAAAAGCGGAGCAGCTTCTCCGACACACGGCCGACATTTGATTCAGCCGCCCCCGGGGCCAtacacacgggggggggtctctctgccgccccccaccccgctgttatttttttggtggggggttTAAAGCCGATGCAATGCTTCCGCCAGAGCGGTGACAACACCTACAGCCTCCGGCCCCACTCTCACTGATACCCGCTTCAGCCATCTTACCCCCATGCTAACGGGGCTAGCATCTCCACGGGGCTAGCCCCGTAAACGCAGACTGCTAGCCCGCTGGCTGTGGCTAGAACGTTGCAGGTGCGTTTGgttgttaaaaacacattattgatTTTACACCAAAAATAACCTTATGAGACACGTAGGTGAAAGTCACGATACACGGCCGAGCTAGCTTTAGCATCTAGCtagctgcaccccccccctcctgcgaCGAGAGAAAGGGGGCAAAACGGAAGTAGGAATACCATAAAAtggtaaacaaaaacaacaaacagcttAACGCACCAAGCTCCGCGAGTTACAGACACCCCCCGGTGTATTTTAAAGCCCCTCCCGGAGCACAGCGAGGGTAAACGGCCGCCGCTGCATGAGCTCGTAGAGGGGCTAGCATCGTCGCTAACCCAAGGCTAGCCCCGAGCTACACAAAGATCTCGGCCCCCATTGATGGAAAAACATCGGGGGGGTTTCTGCCACCTTTTCCCGCTCCACACTTACCCCTCGATCGGCCTCTGTGCCCGCGCGTGACAGCGATGCACGGCGTGGGGGTTTAGAGTGTGCACGTTTCATGGATTCCGCATGattatttttctcctcctccggttCAAACACCGACTTTTGGTTATTGGTTCTCCCCCCTCGCTTGCGCTCCCCCCTCGGGCTCCCCCCTCCCTACCGCCGCTTCGCCTGGATACTTCCTGCCGCTGCTCGCCGCGCGGCGCTGCGCGTCACCGTGCGCAGAACGGAACCCATCCAGTCAGCTCATCCGAGGTTCTGCTGTGACGTCATTAGAGTCCGTTCGCATCCACATCGGGAACCGAACCGAATCCCGGTTAAGAACACGGTGAGGTCATTTCACCGGCACGCGTTCACCCTGTGCTATAAATACTGCGTGTTTACTGACCGATACccaattcatatttattttattattattgttatttgagGTACAAATCATATTTATGCCGGACTACATCTCAGAGATTATTTTCAACAGTTTAATATTACTTACTATTTCGATTCGATTTAATTAGAATTTCACCTTCCTACGAATGAGAAAAACATGGCTCATCTTGGTTGTGAACTACGTCTCCCAGAACCCCTCGCTTCGGTCCTGACGTCATATTTCCTCGCCTGTGTTCCGCTCGTTCCGAAGCGTCGGGGATAATAGCGCGTTTCTTAGACTGTGCTCTCCGGTAGCGGCCGTTAAACCCACGCGGTGTCCGTCTGAGCGCGATGGGGCCCGTAGAGGTAAATCAtccatgttattattattatattattgttattacgaGCATTAACTGTCTCGCTTACAGCAACTATTGGCGTCGACCCGCTGTTAGCTCCGTTAgcgctttgttgttgttgttgtgttgctaGTGGCGATAATGTGATGGATTAATAGATAATGTCTACGTTCACATATTAATGTCAACGGCGATAAATGAGCTTCGAGACTCGGCAGGAAGGAGACTGTTGTGATGAGTTAGTGTTTGATTGCTTCTTAATAAAGCTCATCTCAAATTTGAACACGTTTAAAGACGCGCACGTGAGAGTTTGGAGAAGTTGGTGAATAAACTGATGTGACGTTAATAAATATGTTTGATGCTCGTTA of Gasterosteus aculeatus chromosome 11, fGasAcu3.hap1.1, whole genome shotgun sequence contains these proteins:
- the LOC120828034 gene encoding zinc finger protein 646 isoform X3 is translated as MAMHDMSRAKGFPCKECDMVCPSTPSLLEHMKAHYQQEENGRFECEQCGRIYKHAASLANHKKSHEVGSFQCPVCTRTLPNAVALKNHLRIHTLSPSSAHAEEESEEVPEEAGHDERDYSLAQDLSEGFGRPHLNNSGVGHGVLPSHETEDHGKKGSPESDDAWDRPFKCDQCDRTYRHHGSLVNHKKCHQQGTFKCAVCFKPFSNLAALNSHERTHSKFKTPGATMVSGVGNSLHGSERGGTQSSQSDDTASCFCHLCQIALPNKTDFQEHILLHNAASPSLGLPRSFPGIMPHNLTAVRAPVYPPTLGDPLPLPPLPSDKRGPYDPIMGPPVNNPIYTCAYCGAGHPDLDTLKVHYLTHDPHPGSHGQDNSLLNSDTLSSGSQGSVSSPSGGRVPQANSPEDGERRFKCGECGKSYRHAGSLVNHKRCHQTGHYQCTICCKQYPHLAALHSHLRSHKGRGANQPINNDSNDWLSPEPLTLDSQQSYVQEGSGATTPISLPGNLGDSAHFVPDGGHSSGLDSLEFHDRFDGGSLSQSNSAHRQADRHVCADCGEMYGDVSGIKSHMCPRRGQQPQQSTMSNGFMAGLSYHGSGGTSLPTGSSSSLKEGGGQRQYSQGGGKRMSGNDKDDEDDGEVYQCSVCGNHYASLRALRSHLRSHANNPTGPGPSSLEQEWRMICSTCGQSFSRKQDLLNHQLVHGPQRQDGQQQQGIAGGSTNGNDKMDGRNHICVDCGMFFADRHHLITHLCPGKNRASSLSKQALNGAKGMSGGDSVSGAGGPGGSRDVGSDGRRSMVDQSDKPHKCDQCGRGYRHPCSLLNHKKSHKTGVFRCLVCQKRYYNLLALKNHQRTHFDLKRHKCEECGKAFKIQKQLINHLRLHEEHRAKGLVRTSTNGSRFQQPGTSQMQSMRGESSKSQAMAVKYNHQGFKKPYSSAGTSRPQKFDPSETGRRPFACEECGKTYRHAGSLANHKNLHKIGEYHCNVCNSTYPNRLAMKNHLRLHFAQKKHNCQECGKGFRTQRQLATHTTAGLCKGPQGPGVQMDFECDGCCEGFTTADELAAHDCPAQHLPSSSSTNSSANISLERSSVDLDSDERPYACDLCSCAYKHASSLLNHKHTHKTGNFRCNFCDKPYTNYMALRNHMRIHTQRKKHICHTCGKAFRLARFLRNHQKVHEEGATPFGCPTCGKSFQGRSGLARHRCGDNQVYDLQSGFLGTIRVPEFGFF